The window CGACAGCCGTGGAGGCGGCTTTCTGTTCCAGCGCCCAAATCTGGGTTGCGCCTTCAATCTCACGCAAGTTGCTGATGCAGGAGTTCCTTTGGGCATTGGTGCGAGCCTTCACGTAGTTAGGAATCGCGATCGCTGCCAGGAGCCCGATGATGGCCACCACGATCATGATTTCGACCAGGGTGAACCCTGGTGTGCGCCTGTTACCTATTTTCATTTCTGCATTGCCTTTCTCACACGCGGTGTGAACGAGGCGATAGGCGGTATTTTATTAGTACGATTGTGTTCACGTATTGCCTGTCGCCAACCGCACGCAATTCTAGAATAGCAGGATTCAGTCCAACGTCGTTGCCCAAATAAAAAAGGCCTGGGAAATCTTCCCAGGCCTGTTGGAGAGTGGATTAGACTAGGAACCCGGCTGGGTAGGCAGCACGTGTGTCCCACCACCGACTCCAACGCCAGATATCTTGCACGTCGGTTGGTCGGTTACGGTAGCGCCACATGAATAACTGCCGCTGAAGCTCGTGTCGCTTCCTGCCGCAGGGCATGAAACAGCATTCTTCAAGTACGCGGAGATGTCGGTGTAACTCGCCGTTGCCGACGTCGGCTGCTTCATCTCCAACGCCCATTGCTGGACGGCGCCATCGATCTGGCGCAGGTTGTTAATGCAAGCATTGGTCTGGGACTGCGTACGTGCCCGGATGAAGTTCGGGATGGCGATGGCCGCCAACAGCCCGATGATTGCGACTACGATCATGATTTCCACGAGCGTGAAGCCGCTCTTCCTCGATGTTCTAATGTTCATACTGTCTTA is drawn from Verrucomicrobiia bacterium and contains these coding sequences:
- a CDS encoding prepilin-type N-terminal cleavage/methylation domain-containing protein, with product MKIGNRRTPGFTLVEIMIVVAIIGLLAAIAIPNYVKARTNAQRNSCISNLREIEGATQIWALEQKAASTAVVQYSDISSYLKRAVNCPAAGTDTSFSGSYSINGVTDAPTCNISGSDPVAPHLLPDTTQ
- a CDS encoding type II secretion system protein encodes the protein MNIRTSRKSGFTLVEIMIVVAIIGLLAAIAIPNFIRARTQSQTNACINNLRQIDGAVQQWALEMKQPTSATASYTDISAYLKNAVSCPAAGSDTSFSGSYSCGATVTDQPTCKISGVGVGGGTHVLPTQPGS